From Triticum aestivum cultivar Chinese Spring chromosome 7B, IWGSC CS RefSeq v2.1, whole genome shotgun sequence:
CATGGCATGTCATCTGTACTAGTCTCCTAGGTCATGGGATGCAATTGGGGGTGAGAAATCTGAACACAAAATTCGGATCTGCCTCTACTGGATCATGGAACATCAATTTGCAGATAATCAAAgtaacaaaaatgaaaaaaagacgGGGGGTTGAGGATGTTGCCACCTGCAGTGGAAAAGGATCCAAATGTCTTTTGCAGTTCGCCACCGTGGTGGTCAAGCTCGACCTGCGGCTGCGGCATCACCTGGCGAACAACGACGAGCATGGACTCCCTGCAGCCTTGCAGCAAAACATGATGTGGAGGACCGCCACGCCCGTCATCGAGTAGTGCGCCTCCACAATCTTGCAGGCATAGGGTGCGCTGCCCCCCGGCTGTGGCTGCGACAAGGACGCCCAGCCGCATCGGAGGTGATAGCCGCACCCAGCGACTAGAGCAGCCACAGCAGTGGCCATGGACGGCGGCTAGGTGCGCGCAGACGGAGGCGGCCTCGACGTCCGCgctcgccgcggcggcgcgggcaaGCAGGCGGCGCTCGCTCTCCGCCCACGTCGCCCCGTTGAGTAGGTCAGCGCGGACCCGGAGTGCACCAAACTCGATGATGGCCGCCAGGTTGAGCAGTTGAGGTGCACGCAGACGGAGGCGGCCTCGACGGCCGCTGCGGCCACTCACCCCGCTTGAGCCGGTCGGCGGGGACCCGGAGTGCGCCATCCTAGAGCTTCGCATCGGCGAGCAGCGCGGCGCTCGTCCTCCTCACTCTCGAGCCGAGCAAAACAAGTGGTGTGGCCGTGGGAGTGGATAAGGAAAGACAGTGGATAAGGAGAGAGACGTGCGGTGGGAGGAAGAAACGTTCGGGCTGAGCAAAAGAATCCTCGAACGACTTTGGTTGCTGACCCGTCAAGCTCCAAAGCTTCAAAATTCGTGCACCACGATGGACGGCGACGAGTGCGTTCGGAGTGAATTGCTAAAACCTGGCACATTCGGGAGTTATTGATTCCGTTTCTTTTTGGTAGATTTGGTAAGGAGACTTGCATGGGATAACGTGTCAGGACTCCTTAAGAATGACGTGATGCATCAGGCTACAAATACATAAGATGTAGATCCAACGGGCAATTAGCTTAGTTTTACATAATTAACGTGGAAACTCAGATGTTGCttctaattactccctccgtcccataatataagaacattttttacaTTAGTCTAGTGTTAAAACGTTCTTATCTtatgaaaggagggagtagtacttccttatgactcaactttgtactaactttagttaaagttagtataaaattgagtTATCTATTTTGAAGCGGAAGGAGTATAAGAAtgaggtaatagcaccccaggtcCACAAACTTGCACCGAATGTGATGTTTTAGTCCAAAACTTGCAAAATATGACTGAGTCCACAAACTTGACACTCTATGTGATGTTTTGGTCCACAGAGCCACTCATAGCGTGCCATGTGGCAGTTCACAGGGTGGACCGGTCAGCTCTGGCAATTTTGCGCAAAGGCCCCTGCCATTCACTCTATTCAACCCACAGTTCTTACAGTTGCTGGTCCCGTTCCACACCCCACATACCGTTGCTGTTCTGTTCCCCCACCCCACACCTACCGTTGCTGTCCCCCTTTCTCCTCCCTGTTCCCCATTCTCCATCCTCTtgctctccctcttcctctcgctctccctctccctctgtcgccggcagccaggcccctcccccaccacctcctTTGAACCTTGAACATTTGCACAGCTCGTCACCATGGTTTCCGGGAGCGATTCTGGCAGTTCGTCCGACGCTGAGTCAGTCAGGAGCGAAGTGCAGGTTAGATCTCTTGCTCTGGTACGGTTAGGGTTTCTTTGGGTGTGCATTGTTAGTTAGCAAATGAAGCTGATTTTGTTATGTTTTAGCTACCTGCCACCATCTTGTGCTTGGAATGGAGCGGCCTGGCCACAGATCTGAGTTCAAGATGTGAGCATCA
This genomic window contains:
- the LOC123157462 gene encoding uncharacterized protein isoform X1, which encodes MRSSRMAHSGSPPTGSSGVSGRSGRRGRLRLRAPQLLNLAAIIEFGALRVRADLLNGATWAESERRLLARAAAASADVEAASVCAHLAAVHGHCCGCSSRWVRLSPPMRLGVLVAATAGGQRTLCLQDCGGALLDDGRGGPPHHVLLQGCRESMLVVVRQVMPQPQVELDHHGGELQKTFGSFSTADVYKVMAMQDATQMYNATESPTLSSVNPLGSSLIVYAIRRVHRR
- the LOC123157462 gene encoding uncharacterized protein isoform X2, producing MRSSRMAHSGSPPTGSSGVSGRSGRRGRLRLRAPQLLNLAAIIEFGALRVRADLLNGATWAESERRLLARAAAASADVEAASVCAHLAAVHGHCCGCSSRWVRLSPPMRLGVLVAATAGGQRTLCLQDCGGALLDDGRGGPPHHVLLQGCRESMLVVVRQVMPQPQVELDHHGGELQKTFGSFSTADVYKVMAMQDATQMYNATESPTLSSGLWRVLPKKSAIKSNAKK